In a single window of the Thamnophis elegans isolate rThaEle1 chromosome 8, rThaEle1.pri, whole genome shotgun sequence genome:
- the LOC116512235 gene encoding biogenesis of lysosome-related organelles complex 1 subunit 4-like yields MAQAAGAPCVIVPEEPPPPPPLPHSSSSSSSSSADSGHVSKSHSNVSGIGDEHAATGDASRGEFLLAAAAADYAAYLLPSPLENAASAGQIGTLDKSLEDLLIRVDEFVGMLDMIRNDSSQVINESVPHIHAKAMEMKKLYRKIDKLEAFVKMIGNNVAGMEEQIIKAESDLGNFPNTLKKLLYTINVPSFLNKSSSARQNQALYEPLDLFKTEDYFPCLDQGQCM; encoded by the exons ATGGCGCAGGCGGCCGGAGCTCCTTGTGTCATCGTCCCtgaggagccgccgccgccgccgccgctgcctcactcctcctcgtcttcctcgTCCTCGAGCGCTGACAGCGGCCACGTCTCCAAGAGCCACAGCAACGTCTCGGGAATCGGCGACGAGCACGCGGCGACGGGCGATGCATCGCGCGGAGAGTTTCTACTGGCCGCGGCGGCTGCCGACTACGCCGCCTACCTGCTCCCTTCGCCGCTCGAGAACGCCGCCTCAGCCGGGCAG ATCGGGACTTTGGACAAGAGCCTTGAAGATTTATTGATCAGGGTAGATGAGTTTGTGGGAATGCTGGACATG atTAGAAATGATTCTTCTCAAGTAATTAATGAAAGTGTGCCACATATTCATGCAAAGGCAATGGAAATGAAGAAGCTCTATAGAAAGATTGACAAACTAGAG GCCTTTGTAAAAATGATTGGTAATAATGTGGCTGGAATGGAGGAACAGATCATAAAGGCAGAATCAGACCTTGGAAATTTTCCAAATACGTTAAAGAAATTATTGTACACAATCAACGTGCCATCTTTTTTAAAT AAATCATCTTCAGCGAGGCAAAATCAAGCCCTGTATGAGCCACTTGATCTCTTCAAGACTGAAGACTACTTTCCTTGTCTTGATCAAGGACAATGTA